Genomic window (Sinorhizobium sojae CCBAU 05684):
GAGGCAGCCAAAGCGACGTCAGCGGGTGTGTCGTAGCTTGCAAGCTTGGCCTCCTGCAGGGCTTGGCGACCCTCGCGGGCGGTCCGGCTGCCGAGCCAGCAGGTCAGGACGGGTTTGCCGGCAATCGTCCCGGATTGCGACAGCGAGGCGACGGCGCGCGCAGCATGCAGGGGCGAGGCGAGCCCGGTCGGGCAGTTCATGACGATGAGGATGTCGGCCGCCGGGTCCCGTGCCACGATTTCTGTCGCTGCCCGGTACCGCTCGGGCGATGCGTCGCCGATAACGTCCACCGGATTGGCCCGCGACCAGTTGGCGGGCAGAACCTGGTCCAAGGCCCGGATGGTCTCGACCGAAAGCTCCGCCAGTTCGCAGTCGAAATCCATCAGGCGGTCGACGGCAAGCACGCCGGCGCCGCCACCATTGGTGACGATCGCGGCACGGGCCCGTCTCAGCGGTGCAAAGCGACCGATCGTTTCCGTTGCGTTGAACAATTCGCCGAGGCTCTCGATCCTGAGCACGCCGGCGCGGCGCAAGGCCGCATCGACGACGCGATCAGCCCCGGAAAGGGCGCCGGTATGCGTGGCCGCCGCCTTTGCAGCTTCCGCATGGCGTCCTGATTTGATGGCGACAACCGGTTTGAGACGGGCGGCCGCGCGGGCAGCCGAAAGGAATTTACGCGGGTTCGGGACGGCTTCGAGGTACATGATGATCGCGCGGGTCTTCGGGTCGCCCGCCAGTAGATCGAGGCAATCGGCGGCGTCGACGTCCGCCATGTCACCGAGCGAAATGATCTGGGAGAAGCCGACATTGTTGTCGGCGGCCCAATCGATCAGTGACGTCGCGATGGCACCGGACTGCGAGAGAAGAGCGATGTCGCCCGCCTGGGGCTGGAGATGCGCGAAGCTCGCATTGAGTTTCGCGGACGGCACGATAAGGCCCACCGTGTTGGGGCCGATGATGCGGAAAAGCTTGGGTTTTGCGGCGTTCAACATCGCCTGCCGCAAGCCGTTCTCCTTGGAAAGGCCGGCCGTAATCACGACCGCGGCGCGGGTACCCCGCTCACCAAGGTCGCGGATGAGCCCGGGTATGGTATGCGGCGGCGTGATGATGACGGCAAGGTCGGGAACGCCGGGGATATCGGTAACGCGTGCATAGCAGCGAAGCCCGGCGACCTCGCTGTATTTCGGGTTCACAGGCCAGATCTCTCCCTCGAACCCCATCCCCCGGACATTATCGATGACCACGCGCCCAAGCGAGCCCTGACGACTGGATGCGCCGATCACCGCAAGCGATTTCGGATCGATCGCATGATGCAGGTTTCGAATGGTCATGCCGCGCTCTCCGGTTTTCGCCGACAAAGGTAGCGCGCATTTCAGGCGGCGCGTTGACTATGCGCAAAAATTCCTGCCGTGACGGGCAAGCACTCTCAATCGAGCAGGATGCGAAGGCGCCGGGCGAGTTCCTTCGCCGTATAGGGTTTCCGCAGCCAGCTTTCGGGGTACGACAATTCCTTGCCAATGACGCTCGGCTCGGCATAGCCGGAGGTGAAGAGCATCTTCACGTCGGGTCGAAGGGCGCGCACATGTTGCGCCAACTCGCCGCCATTCATGCCTCCCGGCATGATCACATCCGTGAAGACAAGCGCGACCTCCGGGTGCTCCGAAAGCAGTTCCAGCGCCTGCGCGCCGGCTTCGGCTTCAATGACCCGGTAGCCGGCGTCCATCAAGCGTCCGACGACCACGCGTCGAACACGCGGATCGTCTTCCACCACCAGGATCGTCTCGTGGCCCCTCGCAATTTGCTGGGCAGCGATTTCTCCCCCTGCCTTCGCTTCGACCAGTTCCTCTTCGCCGCGCGCCGCCGGAAGGAAGATGCGCACGCTCGTACCCTGGCCGCGCTCGCTGTAAAGCTGGATGTGGCCGCCCGACTGCTTGACAAAGCCATAGACCATGCTCAGCCCCAGTCCCGTCCCGGCACCTGTGCCCTTCGTCGTGAAGAAGGGTTCGAAAGCGTGGCGCTTGACCTCGTCGCTCATGCCGGTACCCGTGTCGGTTACAGTGATGAGGACGTAGCGTCCCATCCGGACCTCGGGATACATGAGTGCATAGTCTCGATCGAGAACGGTCGTCGATATCTCGACGGTCAACCGGCCACCGCCGGACATGGCGTCGCGAGCGTTCAGCGCCAGGTTGAGCAGCGTGTTCTGAAGCTGGGAGACATCGACGAGCGCCAGATTGCCGGCGCCAGTCACCATGGTGCGAAGCTCGATCGTTTCGCCCAATGTTCTCGTGAGGAGGTTGGAGAAATTCGAAACCAGTTCGCCGACGTCGACGAGTTTCGGGTTGAGCGGCTGGCGCCGGCCGAAAGCGAGCAATTGTCCCGTCAGCTTCGCACCGCTGTCAGCGGCCGCCTGGGCCTCGCTCAGGAGCGACAGGAGTCTCTCGTCATCGAGACGCGCCTCGATCATTTCCAGATTGCCGGTGATCACCGTGAGAAGGTTGTTGAAATCATGGGCGAGGCCGCCCGTCAGTTGCCCGACGGCCTCCATCTTCTGCGCCTGACGGAGCTCTTCCTCGATGCGCTGACGGCTCGTGAGATCGCGAATGAACCCTGTGAAAATCCGCTTGCCCCCCGAAATCGCCTCTCCGACGGAAAGCTCCATCGGGAATGTCGTGCCGTCCTTGCGCTGGCCGGTGACGACGCGGCCGATGCCGATGATCCGCCTTTCGCCCGTATGTAGGTAATTGGCGATATAGCCGTCATGCGCGTCCCGGTCGGGCTGCGGCATCAGCATGCTGACATTTCGACCCAGAACCGAATTTTCCTTGTATCCAAAAAGCCGCTCGGCCGCGGCGCTGAAGGAGTTGATCCTGCCCTTTTCGTCGATCACGAC
Coding sequences:
- a CDS encoding hybrid sensor histidine kinase/response regulator; translated protein: MGKRVSNIVDALDGANVIVHGPDGKITHWSKGCEELYGWSRGEARGEPVHELLATAFPKSIEEIRSHLNAHGAWAGELEQRHKDGTTVFVASRWILLASEAGGRGAIVQTDSDITNLRQAQSDVAAREAHLRSILDTVPEAMVVIDEKGRINSFSAAAERLFGYKENSVLGRNVSMLMPQPDRDAHDGYIANYLHTGERRIIGIGRVVTGQRKDGTTFPMELSVGEAISGGKRIFTGFIRDLTSRQRIEEELRQAQKMEAVGQLTGGLAHDFNNLLTVITGNLEMIEARLDDERLLSLLSEAQAAADSGAKLTGQLLAFGRRQPLNPKLVDVGELVSNFSNLLTRTLGETIELRTMVTGAGNLALVDVSQLQNTLLNLALNARDAMSGGGRLTVEISTTVLDRDYALMYPEVRMGRYVLITVTDTGTGMSDEVKRHAFEPFFTTKGTGAGTGLGLSMVYGFVKQSGGHIQLYSERGQGTSVRIFLPAARGEEELVEAKAGGEIAAQQIARGHETILVVEDDPRVRRVVVGRLMDAGYRVIEAEAGAQALELLSEHPEVALVFTDVIMPGGMNGGELAQHVRALRPDVKMLFTSGYAEPSVIGKELSYPESWLRKPYTAKELARRLRILLD